The following proteins are co-located in the Trichormus variabilis 0441 genome:
- a CDS encoding 3' terminal RNA ribose 2'-O-methyltransferase Hen1 translates to MLLTISTTHSPATELGYLLHKHPDRCQSFSLSFGQAHVFYPEANEQKCTAALLLDVDPVKLVRGKGATLEQYVSDRPYVASSFMSVAIAQVFSTALGGRSKDKPELAQKSLPLVAKLSVLPCRGGEGFLRQLFEPLGYTVSAQGHVLDEKFPDWGNSKYFTVELQHTIPLSDLLSHLYVLIPVLDDEKHYWVNEEEIEKLLRHGEGWLSQHPAREQITRRYLKRQYRLTRTALAQLAEEDHPDPDSAEETHAEEEAAVEKPISLNQQRMNGVVAALKQSNARRVIDLGCGQGNLLKILLKDSFFEQITGVDVSYRSLEIAQERLDRLRLPRNQWERLQLIQGALTYQDKRFHGYDAATVIEVIEHLDLSRLGAFERVLFEFAQPKIVIVTTPNIEYNVKFANLPAGKLRHKDHRFEWTRSQFQNWANKITERFAYNVQFQPIGEADPEVGSPTQMAVFIHR, encoded by the coding sequence ATGCTGCTCACCATTAGCACCACCCACTCCCCAGCGACAGAGTTAGGCTACTTACTCCATAAGCACCCAGACCGTTGTCAGTCATTTTCACTGTCATTTGGACAGGCTCACGTTTTTTATCCAGAAGCGAATGAACAGAAATGCACGGCGGCGCTGTTGTTGGATGTTGACCCGGTAAAGTTGGTGCGCGGGAAAGGTGCGACATTGGAACAGTATGTGAGCGATCGCCCTTATGTGGCATCATCTTTTATGAGTGTAGCGATCGCACAGGTATTTAGTACAGCTTTAGGCGGACGTAGTAAGGATAAGCCAGAATTAGCCCAAAAGTCTCTACCTTTGGTAGCGAAACTATCTGTTTTACCTTGTCGTGGTGGTGAAGGTTTTCTGCGACAATTATTTGAGCCTTTGGGTTACACTGTAAGTGCCCAAGGTCACGTTTTAGATGAAAAATTTCCAGATTGGGGAAATAGTAAATATTTCACAGTTGAACTCCAGCACACCATACCCTTGAGTGATTTGTTAAGCCATCTCTACGTCCTGATTCCCGTACTAGATGATGAGAAACACTATTGGGTCAACGAAGAAGAAATCGAAAAGTTACTACGTCATGGTGAGGGTTGGTTATCACAACATCCAGCACGAGAACAAATCACCAGACGTTACCTCAAACGACAGTACCGTTTAACTCGCACTGCTTTAGCACAGTTAGCAGAGGAAGATCATCCAGACCCTGACAGTGCGGAAGAAACCCACGCTGAGGAAGAAGCGGCGGTAGAAAAGCCCATTAGCTTGAACCAACAGCGTATGAATGGGGTGGTTGCTGCGTTAAAACAAAGTAATGCTAGGCGCGTTATTGATTTGGGTTGTGGTCAAGGAAATTTATTAAAAATCCTCTTAAAAGATAGCTTTTTTGAGCAAATTACAGGTGTAGATGTTTCCTACAGGTCACTAGAAATTGCCCAAGAAAGATTAGACCGCTTGCGTCTTCCCCGCAACCAGTGGGAACGTTTGCAATTAATTCAAGGCGCGCTTACTTATCAAGATAAACGCTTTCATGGTTATGATGCTGCGACCGTGATTGAGGTGATTGAGCATCTTGATCTATCACGTTTGGGTGCATTTGAGCGAGTTTTATTTGAATTTGCTCAACCGAAAATCGTGATAGTAACCACACCAAATATTGAATATAATGTCAAATTTGCCAATTTACCAGCAGGGAAACTACGCCATAAAGATCATCGCTTTGAATGGACGCGATCGCAATTCCAAAATTGGGCAAATAAAATCACAGAACGCTTTGCTTATAACGTCCAGTTTCAACCTATAGGAGAAGCAGACCCAGAAGTTGGTTCACCTACACAAATGGCAGTTTTTATACATAGGTAA